The Faecalibacterium prausnitzii genome includes a window with the following:
- a CDS encoding YodL domain-containing protein: MQQKWNQNFDGEPMTDIPQKFLNAGCDVYMVMQLRHDEKILDERFASMRELHRRGKTPDPEHYEVTYYADLPAMWQDVPNNEVLEELFQMFNLSRPQDFEGHSLSVSDVIALKRNGEVSVHYVDSIGFKDLQGFLDKQPERPSVLQTLKEKCDAPECNPTFCRKVRDAHEL; this comes from the coding sequence ATGCAGCAAAAATGGAACCAGAATTTTGACGGTGAACCCATGACAGACATCCCGCAGAAGTTTCTGAACGCAGGGTGCGATGTTTATATGGTGATGCAGCTGCGGCATGACGAAAAAATCCTCGATGAAAGATTTGCTTCCATGCGGGAACTGCATCGTCGGGGCAAAACGCCAGACCCGGAGCATTACGAGGTCACCTACTATGCTGATCTGCCCGCCATGTGGCAGGATGTGCCGAACAACGAGGTTTTGGAAGAACTATTTCAGATGTTCAACCTCTCCCGTCCGCAGGATTTTGAGGGGCACAGCCTGTCGGTCAGCGATGTGATCGCACTTAAACGCAATGGCGAGGTGTCTGTGCATTATGTGGACAGCATCGGCTTCAAAGATTTACAGGGGTTTCTGGACAAGCAGCCGGAGCGCCCTTCTGTTTTGCAAACTCTCAAGGAGAAGTGCGATGCCCCGGAGTGCAATCCCACCTTCTGTCGGAAAGTGAGGGATGCCCATGAACTTTGA
- a CDS encoding LPD16 domain-containing protein, with amino-acid sequence MEQIKEAVYLINDERYLHLRENSAGVGFATYNKVTGEPLESGQISEKNLPPDGQNTIPAARNWYLFELSDDDRKAIQQESVKILENIPQAGIGRRRIWEPEMLPKDIRLINSHYDDLYRIPDGGVIQVDYPDGRSFTARVEHLDDYHFDMGGLGNVFHICQFAEVMERNHADFYPEIQTQDEQTAWELGGKGYLAIQSCEDGWDYTLYHSDYSVMDGGQLDAPELTIQEAREQILEAHHMEKGRRLLQDYDAVMDKVAEAEELGADHRPSTLEKLAELASDASAPKSSARSAPEL; translated from the coding sequence ATGGAGCAGATAAAAGAAGCGGTCTACCTTATCAACGATGAACGCTATCTGCATCTCCGGGAAAACAGTGCAGGGGTCGGCTTTGCCACTTATAACAAGGTAACTGGCGAGCCGCTGGAAAGTGGGCAGATTTCGGAAAAGAATCTGCCGCCAGATGGACAAAACACCATTCCTGCCGCCCGGAACTGGTATCTGTTTGAACTTTCGGACGATGACCGTAAGGCCATCCAACAGGAAAGCGTAAAGATCCTTGAAAACATCCCGCAGGCGGGCATTGGCAGGCGGCGCATCTGGGAGCCGGAAATGCTGCCGAAGGATATTCGTCTCATCAACAGCCACTATGATGACCTCTATCGCATTCCAGATGGCGGCGTGATTCAGGTGGATTACCCGGATGGGCGCAGTTTTACGGCACGGGTGGAACATCTGGATGATTACCACTTTGACATGGGCGGTTTGGGCAATGTGTTCCACATCTGCCAGTTTGCCGAGGTCATGGAACGGAATCATGCCGACTTCTACCCGGAGATTCAGACACAGGACGAGCAGACGGCGTGGGAACTGGGCGGCAAAGGCTACCTTGCAATCCAGTCCTGTGAGGATGGATGGGACTACACCCTCTACCACAGCGATTATTCTGTGATGGACGGTGGGCAGCTGGATGCCCCGGAACTGACCATTCAGGAAGCCCGTGAGCAGATTCTGGAAGCACACCACATGGAAAAGGGGCGGCGGCTGTTGCAGGACTACGATGCCGTCATGGATAAGGTTGCGGAAGCCGAGGAACTGGGTGCAGACCATCGCCCTTCCACACTGGAAAAGCTGGCAGAACTGGCAAGTGATGCGTCTGCGCCAAAATCCTCTGCACGTTCTGCACCGGAACTGTGA
- a CDS encoding DUF4315 family protein, producing MSEKSDKLRAMLEKEKERRIKLNNRIEILERRIQEEDSAEVNEMVRTAKVTPEQLAALLRQSATTTPTPAALSAVGATFEKEVDADED from the coding sequence ATGAGCGAAAAATCGGATAAGCTGCGGGCAATGCTGGAAAAAGAGAAGGAGCGCCGCATCAAGCTGAACAACCGCATCGAGATTCTGGAACGACGCATTCAGGAGGAGGATTCCGCCGAGGTCAACGAGATGGTGCGGACTGCAAAGGTCACGCCGGAACAGCTTGCTGCCCTGCTGCGGCAGTCGGCAACCACCACCCCGACCCCGGCTGCGCTGTCTGCCGTGGGCGCAACTTTTGAGAAGGAGGTTGATGCAGATGAAGATTAA
- a CDS encoding DUF4366 domain-containing protein, which translates to MQMKIKKLGALLVSAVLCAGMAAPAFAFEGEAAPVEQPVLPEVMEDVVTITDETSGALTPEGNLTLVDDYHTNYSDGSGQQFITLVSKSGATFYLVIDRNSKGAQTVHFMNLVDEADLLALMEEEDADAYTAEKEAAAQAEQDRLKAEEEAKKAAEEAAASGTEQTGGNKVTKYAATFLGVLALVGLAAGGGIYTFMKQKQKKQAEKEALDPDANYTEDKGDFEIPTDVPDEDETPDEQDTEPI; encoded by the coding sequence ATGCAGATGAAGATTAAGAAACTGGGCGCACTGCTGGTATCGGCGGTACTGTGCGCTGGCATGGCGGCTCCTGCCTTTGCCTTCGAGGGCGAAGCCGCCCCTGTGGAACAGCCTGTTTTGCCGGAGGTGATGGAAGATGTTGTTACCATCACGGATGAAACCTCCGGCGCACTGACCCCGGAGGGCAATCTGACACTGGTGGACGATTACCACACCAATTATTCGGATGGTTCCGGGCAGCAGTTCATCACGCTGGTATCGAAATCGGGTGCGACATTTTATCTGGTAATCGACCGGAACAGTAAAGGCGCACAAACCGTACACTTTATGAACCTTGTGGACGAAGCCGACCTGCTGGCACTGATGGAGGAAGAAGATGCGGATGCTTATACCGCCGAAAAGGAAGCGGCGGCGCAGGCGGAACAGGACAGGCTGAAAGCCGAGGAAGAAGCCAAGAAAGCCGCAGAAGAAGCGGCGGCATCCGGTACGGAACAGACTGGTGGCAACAAAGTTACGAAGTATGCCGCCACATTCTTAGGCGTTCTGGCTCTGGTCGGTCTGGCTGCTGGCGGCGGCATTTACACCTTTATGAAGCAGAAGCAGAAAAAGCAGGCTGAAAAAGAAGCTCTTGACCCCGATGCAAACTACACCGAGGACAAGGGCGATTTTGAGATTCCGACCGATGTGCCGGACGAGGACGAAACCCCGGACGAGCAGGACACTGAACCCATCTGA
- a CDS encoding transposon-transfer assisting family protein yields MNFDHEELMLMMLYNTGTRLGLIHELRLMQCYLMPDETALRELSEGVIEKLKLLTDAEFAELKFPLD; encoded by the coding sequence ATGAACTTTGACCATGAAGAACTCATGCTGATGATGCTTTACAACACCGGCACCCGACTGGGGCTTATCCACGAACTGCGGCTCATGCAGTGCTACCTGATGCCCGATGAGACCGCCCTGCGGGAGTTGTCGGAAGGTGTTATCGAGAAGCTGAAACTGCTGACCGATGCCGAGTTTGCCGAACTGAAATTTCCGCTCGACTGA
- a CDS encoding DNA topoisomerase 3 produces the protein MSYAKVLGATSRQDGYLEGNGCLVSWCVGHLVELAPPNVYDAKYVKWSIADLPILPQKWQYLVSASTKKQFGILQKLMHRPDVDSVICATDAGREGELIFRLVYRQAGCKKPFSRLWLSSMEENAIREGFASLKPSTEYDALYQAALCRERADWMVGINASRLFSCLYGQPLAVGRVMTPVLAMTVVREAAIVAFVPEKFYTVDLELTSGCTASSRRIPEKSVAENLLKACRKEMVATIQRITRKEKFENPPPLYDLTTLQRDANRLLGYSAQQTLDYVQSLYEKKLTTYPRTDSCYITDDDEEMLEELTEELEGFLDITPEDVDEAVPRTRRTVNREKVTDHHAILPTRSMLQADLEALPKGEQNVLKLIIARTLMAVSKPFRYLETLLTTECAGEEFTAKGKEILEEGWKAVERKVLADILNRKQELTALPNAAENECGILNAELKEGQTSPPKHFTEDLLLHAMETASADSMPEGVERQGIGTPATRAATIEKLVQKGFLERKGSKKTKVLLPTDKGKALITVMPEEIQSPEMTADWETKLLQIERGEMEPGEFMTEINTMITELVKNTEMKKGVNALMKNKIIGVCPNCGANVVEREKGWFCESNPCRFVLWKDNAFFKRLGKRLDGRMADKLLRDGRVRLKDCKSAKGKTYNATVLLSCEADGRSKFSLEFEGGC, from the coding sequence ATGTCCTACGCCAAAGTCCTCGGTGCCACCAGCCGTCAGGATGGCTACCTTGAGGGCAACGGCTGTCTCGTCAGCTGGTGCGTGGGTCATCTGGTAGAGCTGGCACCGCCCAATGTCTACGATGCCAAATACGTCAAGTGGAGCATCGCAGATTTGCCTATATTACCGCAAAAGTGGCAGTATCTGGTGTCTGCCAGCACCAAAAAGCAGTTTGGCATTCTGCAAAAACTGATGCACCGCCCGGATGTGGACAGCGTGATCTGTGCTACGGACGCAGGGCGCGAGGGAGAACTGATCTTCCGCTTGGTGTATCGGCAAGCAGGCTGCAAAAAGCCCTTTTCCCGCCTGTGGCTGTCCAGCATGGAGGAAAACGCCATCCGGGAAGGCTTTGCAAGTCTGAAACCGTCAACTGAATATGATGCACTGTATCAGGCTGCACTCTGCCGGGAACGCGCCGACTGGATGGTCGGCATCAATGCGTCCCGGCTTTTTTCGTGCCTGTACGGACAACCGCTGGCGGTGGGGCGTGTTATGACCCCGGTGCTTGCCATGACGGTGGTGCGGGAAGCCGCCATTGTCGCCTTTGTGCCGGAGAAATTCTACACGGTAGATTTGGAACTGACCAGCGGCTGCACGGCATCCAGCCGCCGCATTCCTGAAAAATCCGTTGCTGAAAACCTGTTGAAAGCCTGCCGAAAGGAGATGGTAGCAACGATCCAGCGCATCACCCGCAAGGAAAAGTTCGAGAATCCACCGCCGCTGTACGATTTGACCACCCTTCAGCGAGACGCCAACCGCTTGCTGGGGTACAGCGCACAGCAGACGCTGGACTATGTGCAGAGCCTGTATGAGAAGAAACTTACCACTTATCCTAGAACTGATAGCTGCTATATCACCGACGATGACGAGGAAATGCTGGAGGAACTGACCGAGGAACTGGAAGGTTTTCTCGACATTACCCCGGAAGATGTGGACGAGGCGGTGCCCCGGACACGGCGCACCGTCAACCGGGAAAAAGTCACCGACCACCACGCCATCTTGCCCACCCGCAGTATGCTGCAAGCCGATTTGGAAGCACTGCCCAAGGGCGAGCAGAACGTCCTGAAGCTCATCATCGCCCGGACGCTGATGGCGGTGAGCAAGCCCTTCCGGTATCTGGAAACCCTGCTGACCACCGAGTGCGCCGGGGAGGAATTTACCGCCAAAGGCAAGGAGATTCTGGAGGAAGGCTGGAAAGCAGTGGAGCGCAAGGTGCTGGCAGACATCCTGAACCGGAAGCAAGAACTCACCGCCCTGCCCAATGCAGCGGAAAACGAGTGCGGCATCCTCAACGCCGAACTGAAAGAGGGGCAGACCTCGCCGCCGAAGCATTTTACCGAGGACCTTCTACTTCATGCGATGGAAACCGCTAGTGCAGACAGTATGCCGGAGGGTGTGGAACGTCAGGGCATCGGCACCCCGGCAACCAGAGCCGCCACCATCGAGAAGCTGGTGCAGAAGGGCTTTCTGGAACGGAAGGGAAGCAAAAAGACCAAGGTGCTGCTGCCCACGGATAAGGGCAAAGCCCTTATCACCGTGATGCCCGAAGAAATCCAATCCCCGGAAATGACCGCCGATTGGGAAACAAAGCTGCTGCAAATCGAGCGTGGCGAAATGGAGCCGGGTGAATTTATGACCGAGATCAATACGATGATTACCGAACTGGTAAAGAACACGGAAATGAAAAAAGGAGTGAATGCGCTTATGAAAAACAAGATTATTGGTGTCTGCCCGAATTGCGGTGCAAATGTTGTAGAGCGTGAAAAAGGCTGGTTCTGTGAATCCAACCCTTGCCGTTTCGTGCTGTGGAAGGACAATGCGTTCTTTAAGCGTCTGGGCAAGCGTTTGGATGGCCGAATGGCGGACAAGCTGCTGCGGGATGGCCGTGTCCGGCTGAAGGACTGCAAGAGCGCCAAGGGCAAGACCTACAACGCCACCGTGCTGCTGTCCTGTGAAGCGGATGGCCGCAGCAAGTTTTCGCTGGAATTTGAGGGTGGGTGCTGA
- a CDS encoding PepSY domain-containing protein has translation MRKKWIFIGAAFALAMTLTGCRDNAAASIPQQSSQEQTQMIPMEEAQEAALKAADIVAADADISATTLSEVAGVACYKVEFTSGEYAYAYTINAETGAVMEMSSQEQNAQTSGTQTETADPAAPAPAQNATGTGTVDEAAAQKIALEHAGVKAADATITKSKLDYEDGRQVYDIEWYAGGAKYDYEIATDTGEIISSAYEEKTMGADSKNVTVSEADAKKTALDRVSGATDKDLYEWKLDYDDGRPEYEGKIIYGGTEYEFTIDAATGSVMEWDAEKVR, from the coding sequence ATGAGAAAGAAATGGATTTTTATCGGAGCGGCATTTGCACTTGCAATGACCCTAACCGGATGCAGAGATAATGCGGCAGCCAGTATTCCGCAGCAAAGCAGCCAGGAGCAGACACAGATGATCCCTATGGAGGAGGCACAGGAAGCGGCGTTAAAAGCAGCGGATATTGTAGCGGCAGATGCAGACATTTCAGCCACGACCTTAAGTGAGGTGGCGGGAGTGGCCTGCTATAAGGTGGAATTTACTTCCGGAGAGTATGCCTACGCCTACACGATCAATGCAGAGACAGGAGCTGTCATGGAAATGAGCAGCCAAGAACAGAATGCGCAGACTTCCGGGACACAGACGGAGACGGCAGACCCCGCTGCCCCTGCTCCGGCACAGAATGCAACAGGTACCGGAACCGTGGATGAAGCAGCAGCACAGAAGATCGCACTGGAGCATGCCGGAGTGAAGGCAGCGGATGCAACGATCACCAAGTCAAAGCTTGACTATGAAGACGGACGTCAGGTATATGACATTGAATGGTATGCAGGCGGTGCAAAGTATGACTATGAGATTGCGACAGACACCGGAGAGATCATCAGCTCCGCATATGAAGAAAAAACGATGGGAGCAGACAGCAAGAACGTTACGGTCAGTGAGGCAGATGCAAAGAAAACAGCCCTTGACCGTGTAAGCGGAGCAACGGACAAGGATCTCTACGAATGGAAGCTTGATTATGATGACGGACGTCCGGAATACGAAGGAAAGATCATCTACGGTGGAACGGAATACGAATTCACGATTGATGCAGCGACCGGATCCGTAATGGAGTGGGATGCTGAGAAGGTCCGTTAA
- a CDS encoding VirB4-like conjugal transfer ATPase, CD1110 family — protein sequence MIPFWKKTGKHSKPQSAQKRRQNAKPAMPRTAQQSIPMQRMFEDGTCRVKPNYYTRTIQYQDINYQLAQQEDKTAIFEEWCSFLNFFDSSIKFELSFVNMATDSTEFEKSIRIPFQKDGFDDVRAEYSQMLRQQLAKGNNGLTKTKFITFGVEGESMAQVKPRLDHIQNDLLNNFHRLGVQAKPLNGAQRLKLMHDMFNMDGASKFHFDWKDLVKSGLSVKDAIAPTAFAFKNSRSFQMGGIFCAASFLSITASDISDQLLKDFLDMDSSQIVTMHIQSVDQNKAIKTVKRTITELDRSKIEEQKKAIRAGYDIDIIPSDLATYGRDAKALLKELQSQNERMFLVTFLVLNTGRTEQELENNVFQASSIAQKHNCNLCRLDYQQEQGLMSSLPLADCQIEIQRGLTTSSTAIFIPFTTQELYQSGKESLYYGLNALSNNLIMVDRKKLKNPNGLILGTPGSGKSFSAKREIANAFLVTDDDIIVNDPEGEYSPLVNRLKGQVIKISPNSTQFINPMDINANYSEEDNPLSLKADFILSLCELVVGGKEGLLPVEKTVIDRCVHLIYRKYFANPCPENMPILEDLYNALLQQDEKEAHHVATALEIYVKGSLNLFNHRTNANVNNRIVCYDIKELGKQMKKLGMLIVQDQVWGRVTANRSSGKSTRYYMDEMHLLLKEEQTAAYSVEIWKRFRKWGGIPTGLTQNVKDLLSSREVENIFENSDMIIMLNQAAGDRQILAKQLNISPHQLSYVTHSGEGEGLLFFGNVILPFVDRFPTDLELYRIMTTKLGEVSEGAQK from the coding sequence ATGATCCCGTTTTGGAAAAAGACCGGTAAGCACAGCAAGCCGCAGTCTGCGCAGAAGCGCAGGCAGAACGCAAAGCCTGCTATGCCCCGAACCGCCCAGCAGTCCATCCCCATGCAGCGGATGTTTGAGGATGGCACCTGCAGGGTGAAGCCCAACTATTACACTCGTACCATCCAGTATCAGGACATCAACTACCAGCTTGCCCAGCAGGAGGACAAGACCGCCATTTTCGAGGAATGGTGCAGTTTTCTGAATTTTTTCGATTCCAGCATCAAATTTGAGCTGTCCTTTGTGAACATGGCAACCGACAGCACCGAGTTTGAAAAGAGCATCCGCATCCCGTTCCAGAAGGACGGCTTTGACGATGTGCGTGCGGAGTACAGCCAGATGCTGCGCCAGCAGCTTGCCAAGGGCAATAATGGTCTGACCAAGACCAAATTCATCACCTTTGGTGTGGAGGGCGAAAGCATGGCGCAGGTCAAGCCCCGGCTCGACCACATCCAGAATGACCTGCTGAATAATTTTCATCGGCTGGGTGTGCAGGCAAAGCCCCTGAACGGTGCCCAGCGGCTGAAACTCATGCACGATATGTTCAACATGGACGGTGCAAGCAAGTTTCACTTTGACTGGAAAGACCTTGTGAAAAGCGGGCTTTCCGTGAAGGATGCCATTGCGCCTACCGCCTTTGCGTTCAAGAACAGCCGCTCCTTCCAGATGGGAGGTATCTTTTGCGCCGCCAGCTTTCTGAGCATCACGGCATCCGACATCAGCGACCAGCTTTTGAAGGATTTTCTGGATATGGATTCTTCCCAGATCGTTACGATGCACATCCAGTCTGTTGACCAGAACAAAGCCATCAAGACGGTGAAGCGCACCATCACGGAACTGGACCGCAGCAAGATTGAGGAGCAGAAAAAAGCAATCCGTGCCGGATATGATATCGACATCATTCCGTCCGATTTGGCGACCTACGGCAGAGATGCCAAAGCCCTGCTGAAAGAATTGCAGAGCCAGAACGAGCGGATGTTCCTCGTCACTTTTTTGGTGCTGAACACCGGCAGGACTGAACAGGAACTGGAAAACAATGTTTTTCAGGCATCCAGTATTGCACAGAAGCACAACTGCAACCTGTGCAGACTGGACTACCAACAGGAGCAGGGATTGATGAGCAGCCTGCCGCTGGCTGACTGCCAGATCGAAATCCAGCGGGGACTGACTACCAGCAGCACGGCAATCTTCATTCCGTTCACCACACAGGAACTGTACCAGTCCGGCAAAGAAAGCCTGTATTACGGCCTGAACGCCCTGTCCAACAACCTTATCATGGTGGACCGGAAGAAGCTGAAGAACCCAAACGGCCTGATCCTCGGCACTCCGGGAAGCGGCAAAAGTTTCTCGGCAAAGCGTGAAATCGCAAACGCTTTTTTGGTGACGGACGATGATATTATTGTGAACGATCCAGAGGGAGAGTATTCTCCTCTGGTGAATCGGCTGAAAGGTCAGGTCATCAAAATTTCGCCCAACAGTACCCAGTTCATCAATCCCATGGACATCAATGCCAACTACTCCGAGGAAGATAATCCCCTATCCCTGAAAGCTGACTTTATTCTTTCTTTGTGTGAACTGGTGGTGGGCGGCAAAGAAGGGCTGCTGCCGGTGGAGAAAACCGTCATCGACCGCTGTGTGCATCTGATCTACCGCAAATATTTTGCGAACCCCTGCCCGGAGAATATGCCCATCCTTGAGGACTTGTACAACGCCCTGCTTCAGCAGGACGAGAAGGAAGCCCACCACGTTGCCACCGCACTGGAAATCTATGTGAAAGGCTCCCTGAATCTGTTCAACCACCGCACCAATGCGAACGTCAATAACCGCATCGTCTGCTATGACATCAAGGAGCTGGGCAAGCAGATGAAAAAGCTGGGAATGCTCATTGTGCAGGATCAGGTGTGGGGGCGTGTCACGGCAAACCGCAGCAGCGGCAAGTCCACCCGGTATTATATGGACGAGATGCACCTTTTGCTGAAAGAGGAGCAGACCGCTGCCTATTCCGTGGAGATCTGGAAGCGTTTCCGCAAGTGGGGCGGTATTCCCACAGGGCTGACCCAGAACGTGAAAGACCTGCTTTCTTCCCGTGAGGTTGAGAATATTTTCGAGAACAGCGACATGATCATCATGTTGAATCAGGCTGCGGGAGACCGCCAGATTCTCGCAAAGCAGCTCAACATCAGCCCTCATCAGCTTTCCTATGTGACCCACTCCGGCGAGGGCGAAGGGCTGCTGTTTTTCGGTAATGTCATTCTGCCGTTTGTGGACCGTTTCCCCACCGATCTGGAACTCTACCGCATTATGACCACCAAGTTGGGTGAAGTCTCGGAGGGCGCGCAGAAATGA
- a CDS encoding C40 family peptidase, producing the protein MSEPKLNIKEETSAKKTRSPPKKAKVEQSVPRKKKLKTDAEKTAEKAQHLRFGKAELTPDELSRLSKAQKREMYAAHAARSAVHREVDQYEDDNVGTQALSEGEKAAGNIRDISKSRYARKLKKKAKMQGKKGSKAAKSSASEPTAAQDAGASGTGEGGSNWLSRWKQRQEIHKSYYAAARSGTAAQTAGGKAASNGASAARSSMEQAVEKGKTAVSTAVKGLANAAKSNAHVLVIVGVFLLLILMVMSGFSSCGILFSGGTQVSGQTMYSAEDRDIRGAEQDYKKLEKELDKKIKRTPTDHPGYNEYQYHLDPIEHDPWQLTSYLTTLYDDYTRSEVQGKLKETFKKQYKLTTWVEVQIRYKTVWVISPAGIPVPTQVPYEYRIFHTKLVNKGLEVVIREELNADQWKRYEIFQDTLGGRPYLFNGGLPSGGSDGSGTPGINYQVPAEALTDEEFAAIYKEAQKYVGTTYVWGGSTPETGFDCSGYVCWVYNQNGYDVGRTTANGLWNKSQHISEAEAKPGDLVFFDGTYDTPGKSHVGIYLGNGMMVSAGDPIKYANIHSSYWEKHLAGFGRLSK; encoded by the coding sequence ATGAGTGAACCGAAGCTGAACATCAAAGAGGAAACGTCCGCCAAAAAGACCCGTTCACCCCCGAAAAAAGCCAAGGTGGAGCAGTCGGTGCCCAGAAAGAAAAAGCTGAAAACCGATGCGGAAAAGACCGCTGAAAAAGCCCAGCATCTGCGGTTTGGCAAGGCGGAACTGACCCCGGACGAGCTGAGCCGGTTGAGCAAGGCGCAGAAGCGGGAGATGTACGCCGCCCATGCCGCCCGGTCTGCGGTGCACAGGGAGGTTGACCAGTACGAGGATGACAATGTGGGCACGCAGGCGTTGAGCGAGGGCGAAAAAGCGGCAGGAAATATCCGGGATATTTCAAAAAGCCGCTATGCCCGGAAGCTCAAGAAGAAAGCCAAGATGCAGGGCAAGAAAGGCTCCAAAGCCGCTAAATCTTCCGCATCGGAGCCGACTGCGGCACAAGATGCAGGCGCATCCGGCACCGGCGAGGGCGGCTCCAACTGGCTTTCACGCTGGAAACAGCGGCAAGAAATCCACAAAAGCTACTATGCCGCCGCCCGTTCGGGCACGGCGGCGCAGACCGCAGGCGGCAAAGCGGCATCCAACGGTGCATCTGCCGCCCGGTCCAGCATGGAACAGGCGGTAGAAAAGGGCAAAACTGCCGTCAGCACTGCCGTGAAAGGGCTGGCGAATGCCGCCAAGAGCAACGCACACGTTCTGGTGATCGTGGGCGTTTTTCTTTTGCTCATCCTCATGGTGATGTCGGGCTTTTCCTCCTGCGGCATCCTCTTTTCGGGCGGTACACAGGTATCCGGGCAGACCATGTACTCTGCCGAGGACCGGGACATCCGGGGCGCAGAACAGGACTACAAGAAGCTGGAAAAGGAGCTGGATAAAAAGATCAAGCGCACTCCCACCGACCACCCCGGCTATAACGAGTACCAGTACCACCTCGACCCCATCGAGCACGACCCGTGGCAGCTCACTTCGTATTTGACCACCTTGTATGACGATTATACCCGCAGCGAGGTACAGGGCAAATTGAAGGAGACCTTCAAAAAGCAGTATAAGCTGACCACATGGGTGGAGGTGCAGATACGGTATAAGACCGTCTGGGTCATCAGCCCGGCAGGAATCCCGGTTCCCACGCAGGTGCCCTACGAGTACCGCATCTTCCACACCAAATTGGTGAACAAAGGACTGGAAGTCGTTATCCGGGAAGAATTGAATGCCGACCAATGGAAACGGTACGAGATCTTTCAGGACACGCTGGGTGGTCGGCCTTATCTGTTCAATGGCGGTCTGCCGTCCGGTGGTTCCGATGGCTCCGGTACACCGGGCATCAACTATCAGGTTCCGGCAGAAGCCCTGACGGATGAGGAATTTGCCGCCATCTACAAGGAAGCCCAAAAGTATGTGGGCACGACCTATGTGTGGGGCGGCTCCACCCCGGAAACCGGGTTCGATTGCAGCGGCTATGTCTGCTGGGTCTACAACCAGAACGGCTATGATGTGGGGCGCACCACCGCCAACGGCCTGTGGAACAAGAGCCAGCACATTTCCGAAGCCGAAGCAAAGCCTGGCGACCTTGTTTTCTTCGATGGAACGTATGATACGCCGGGGAAAAGTCACGTTGGAATCTACCTCGGCAACGGCATGATGGTCAGTGCCGGAGACCCAATCAAGTACGCAAACATTCACTCGTCCTACTGGGAGAAGCATCTCGCCGGATTCGGACGGCTTTCAAAATGA